The genomic segment GAGGCAAAGTATGCTGACCCTATCCAGGTATCCGCTGAAATTGAATGGAGCATGAATTTTTTCAGGGAGAATCCGCGCTGGAGAATTGTTGACGTTTCGAACAGGGCAATTGAAGAGGTCGCAGCAGGGATCATGAATGCGTACCGGACCGGCAAGAAGGTAACATAACGCATTTTTCCGCAGGTATTCACAGACTTGAATGAGGTGACGAATGGTTGAGAGAAGACGGAATCTGAGGGTTGCGGTAACTGTGATGAACATGAAAGGAAGAACGGTTTTTACCAGCAGGGTGCAGATACTGAACCTGAGCGTCGGCGGAATTGCACTGAAGATATCGAGGAGGCTTATGAAGGGGAAGCAATATGTGCTCCGGCTTGAAGGCAGGGGAAAGGTCCTGAATCTCACGGGCAGTGTTGAATGGTCTTCTTTCCATGAGGAGGGAAAAACCGTCCCTGGAGCATATATGGTCGGGATGAAATTCAATAATGTGAGCAAAGAAAAGATGGCGGAGATACACGGTTTCATCGAAGGCTTCAGGAAAGAGCAGACGGGAACCCCGGACGTCAGCTACCTGAGCGGCACCAGGGCATATGTGAGATTTCAGATACACTCACCTGACAAAGCAGTGTTGTATGGTCAGGAGAAGTTCAGGCTGATCAACGTCAGTTTGAGCGGTATGCTTGTGGAGAGTGAAGATTTGCTTCAGACGGGAGAGAAACTGGTGATGGAAATCAACCGGTCGAAACAGAAAGTGATCAAGTGCCTCGGAAGGATTGTCACAAGCCAGCCGTTCAGAAGGGATGACAGGGAATACTCTCGCATTGGCGTCGAATTTGTTAACATGTCGGAAAAGGACAGGGAAATGCTGAAGGAAATCGTGTGTGTCGCAGAGAATATGGGGCTTGTTGCCCTGTGATCAGGGACAAAAGTTTATCTGTCCGTCAGTGTGTCACTATACGACGAAAACTGCAGCAGGGAAACCATGCGGAAAGAAAATTCATACAGTGCATGTTTTCCCCATTCCATCCGTTTCTGCATGTCCTTATCCCGGCTAAAACATATCCTGGACGCGGAAAGGATCCTTTATCTCCATCTTCGGATTGAATTGCAGTTTTTTCTCGCCCCGGTTTTCGAGATACTTTTTCAGCTCAAGGTCGACCTTCACCGGAACTTCAACGCCTGCTTTCATGAGGCCCTGCCATGGGAAGTAAATGCCGACTGACTTCATTTCCTGATCCTTCACAATATCATACGTAACATGACACTGGGCGCACACCATCACGATATTGTCCGCATCAAAACCCCTTTTATATTTGCTTTTGCCGGGCGCGGTCGGTTCCTCGGAATTTTTCCAGAGGTCATAGTGGAGAGGATAGGCTTTGCCCCAGTTGGCCGGATCAATCTCCCCGTCTGCGATCTTCACAGGCCTGAGACCGGTTCGGTTTTCTGGGGAGGACAGACGCAGAGAAAAACAGCGCGATCACAGAGAATAACAGAAGCGCCTTGAAACTATATGATGTAGTATTCATAAAATCCCTCCTTTTACAAAGTTGTTCTCAGTCCCGTGTGCTGATGGGAAATCCTCTTATGGCAGTCGACGCACATGGTTCTCCTGTGAGAGGAATGCCGCCATGCGTCATATTCTGCCTGCATGACATGACAGCTGATGCAGAAGACAGAG from the Nitrospirota bacterium genome contains:
- a CDS encoding PilZ domain-containing protein, giving the protein MVERRRNLRVAVTVMNMKGRTVFTSRVQILNLSVGGIALKISRRLMKGKQYVLRLEGRGKVLNLTGSVEWSSFHEEGKTVPGAYMVGMKFNNVSKEKMAEIHGFIEGFRKEQTGTPDVSYLSGTRAYVRFQIHSPDKAVLYGQEKFRLINVSLSGMLVESEDLLQTGEKLVMEINRSKQKVIKCLGRIVTSQPFRRDDREYSRIGVEFVNMSEKDREMLKEIVCVAENMGLVAL
- a CDS encoding ammonia-forming cytochrome c nitrite reductase subunit c552, which encodes MVCAQCHVTYDIVKDQEMKSVGIYFPWQGLMKAGVEVPVKVDLELKKYLENRGEKKLQFNPKMEIKDPFRVQDMF